Proteins encoded together in one Formosa sp. Hel3_A1_48 window:
- a CDS encoding Na(+)-translocating NADH-quinone reductase subunit C — MSNNTDSNKYTILFAIGMVVVVGSLLAFTASSLKPNIVENERMEKQQNILYAMGVNENGATDIVFVGTDKVADEFSKYIAKQLIVDASGNAVENNEAYLIDVKKEQAKAKNGQKRDLPLFVGQKAGQTYYIAPIRGKGLWDAIWGYVAMDENMVIQGAYFDHKGETPGLGANIKQRYFMDDFNGEKLLTASGEFKGITVAKGNNDPKNLIKDDYEVDALAGATITGDGVSAMIKSDLKLYLPFFKNLKNQYN; from the coding sequence ATGAGTAATAATACAGATAGTAATAAATATACGATCCTTTTTGCCATTGGAATGGTAGTTGTTGTTGGATCTCTGCTCGCTTTTACAGCATCGTCGTTGAAACCTAATATTGTAGAGAATGAGCGCATGGAAAAGCAGCAAAACATACTCTATGCAATGGGTGTCAATGAAAATGGTGCGACCGATATTGTTTTTGTTGGAACTGATAAAGTTGCCGATGAATTTTCTAAATACATTGCAAAACAACTTATTGTCGATGCAAGCGGAAACGCTGTAGAAAACAATGAGGCTTATCTTATCGATGTAAAAAAAGAACAAGCAAAAGCAAAAAATGGGCAAAAAAGAGATTTACCTTTATTTGTTGGACAAAAAGCAGGACAAACATATTACATAGCACCAATCCGAGGGAAAGGCCTTTGGGACGCAATATGGGGGTATGTGGCTATGGATGAGAACATGGTTATCCAAGGTGCTTATTTTGACCACAAGGGGGAAACTCCTGGACTTGGAGCAAACATTAAGCAACGCTATTTTATGGATGATTTTAATGGGGAGAAATTACTTACTGCATCTGGAGAATTCAAAGGAATTACAGTTGCTAAAGGCAATAATGACCCCAAAAATCTTATCAAAGACGATTACGAGGTTGATGCACTCGCTGGAGCAACCATTACAGGGGACGGTGTTTCAGCAATGATCAAGTCAGATTTGAAATTATATTTACCTTTTTTCAAGAACTTAAAAAATCAATACAACTAA
- a CDS encoding Na(+)-translocating NADH-quinone reductase subunit A — protein MSNDIRIKKGLDIKLVGAAALSKTSAIKSNFYTIRPEDFHGVTPKLLVKMGQKIKAGEALFFDKSNEDIKFVSPVSGEIIEISRGEKRRILEVKIKADKTLVFQEHDKLKLSSVKAEQIKATLLASGCWPFIKQRPYAIIADPNREPKAIFVSAHATAPLAADYNFTLKGKEAELQVAVTALSKLTKGKVHVGVSKDAHSPFTNLEDIAIHRISGPHPSGNVGTLINKIDPINKGETVWTVTPQDLVIIGELLLTGKFNAERLVALVGSQIEQPRYLTTRIGSEIATMIYDRGIPKDAHARIISGNVLSGKEIKPDGYLDYYSDVISVIPEGDDYEFFGWNKPVFDKVSTSRALTFSWLTPNKKYDLTTNTNGEHRAFVLTGSYEEVFPLDIFPMQILKACMYKDLDEMEALGMYEVAPEDFALTEFVCVSKQPHQKIIREGLDLMIKEIG, from the coding sequence ATGTCAAACGACATTCGAATTAAAAAAGGTCTCGATATCAAATTAGTGGGAGCAGCGGCGCTAAGTAAAACGAGCGCTATCAAAAGCAACTTCTACACGATTCGACCTGAAGACTTCCACGGTGTAACACCAAAATTATTAGTCAAAATGGGACAAAAGATTAAAGCTGGTGAAGCTTTATTTTTTGATAAATCCAACGAAGATATCAAATTCGTCTCTCCTGTTTCTGGTGAGATTATTGAAATTTCACGTGGTGAAAAACGCCGTATTTTGGAAGTTAAAATCAAAGCTGACAAAACATTGGTTTTTCAAGAACACGATAAATTAAAGTTAAGCAGTGTTAAAGCCGAACAAATTAAGGCTACTTTGCTCGCCTCGGGCTGTTGGCCATTTATCAAACAGCGTCCATACGCTATAATTGCAGACCCTAACCGAGAACCAAAAGCCATTTTTGTTTCCGCTCACGCAACAGCACCACTAGCTGCAGATTATAATTTTACGCTTAAAGGTAAGGAAGCTGAATTGCAGGTTGCGGTAACTGCCTTGTCAAAATTGACAAAAGGGAAAGTACACGTAGGGGTTTCAAAAGATGCACACTCACCTTTCACCAATTTAGAGGACATAGCAATACATAGAATTTCTGGACCGCATCCCTCAGGAAATGTCGGAACGCTTATCAATAAAATTGATCCAATAAACAAGGGCGAAACGGTTTGGACCGTTACCCCGCAAGATTTAGTTATTATTGGTGAGCTTTTATTGACAGGTAAATTTAACGCCGAACGCCTAGTGGCTTTGGTAGGCTCACAAATTGAACAGCCACGCTATTTGACAACTAGAATAGGAAGTGAGATAGCAACTATGATTTATGATCGAGGAATACCAAAAGATGCACACGCACGAATTATTTCTGGGAATGTATTGTCTGGGAAAGAGATTAAACCCGATGGTTATTTAGATTACTACAGTGATGTAATTTCGGTAATACCGGAAGGAGATGACTATGAATTTTTTGGATGGAACAAACCAGTATTTGATAAAGTTTCTACCTCTCGCGCGTTGACTTTTTCATGGTTAACTCCCAATAAAAAATACGACCTCACCACTAACACTAATGGTGAACATAGAGCTTTTGTATTGACAGGTTCTTATGAAGAGGTGTTTCCTTTGGACATATTTCCAATGCAAATTCTAAAAGCATGTATGTACAAAGATCTTGATGAGATGGAGGCCTTAGGAATGTATGAAGTTGCACCTGAAGATTTTGCACTTACTGAGTTTGTTTGTGTATCTAAGCAACCACACCAAAAGATAATAAGAGAAGGATTAGATTTAATGATTAAAGAAATTGGATAA
- the pruA gene encoding L-glutamate gamma-semialdehyde dehydrogenase → MGKGFFKVPVAKNEAVLSYAPGSTERKNVLSAYKTMYQSKIEVPLYINGKHIKTGATQTMSPPHDHQHIVGSYHTANQTHVEQAIATALEARKTWANLPWEHRAGIFLRAAELIAGPYRAKINAATMMAQSKTAHQAEIDAACEFIDFLRFNVQFMTEIYADQPQSTNDAWNRIEYRPLEGFTYAVTPFNFTAIAGNLPACMALMGNVVVWKPSDSQVYSAKVIMDVFNEAGVPPGVINVVFGDPVMITNTVLSSPDFSGLHFTGSTFVFKELWKQIGTNIHNYKTYPRIVGETGGKDFIIAHQSANPKQVATGIVRGAFEFQGQKCSAASRAYIPESIWAKVKSHLLEDIASIQMGSPEDLSNFVTAVIHEGSFDKIASYIDAAKESSEADIIAGGGYDKSKGYFIEPTVILTTNPDYETMSLELFGPVITIYIYKDENYSQTLKLIDNTSEYALTGAIFSTDRYAANHATEALVNAAGNFYINDKPTGAVVGQQPFGGARASGTNDKAGSAQNLLRWVSPRMIKETFVSPKDYRYPFLD, encoded by the coding sequence ATGGGAAAAGGATTTTTTAAGGTACCTGTTGCCAAAAACGAAGCTGTTTTATCATATGCACCCGGCTCCACAGAACGCAAAAACGTTTTGAGCGCATATAAGACAATGTACCAATCAAAGATTGAAGTACCGCTATATATTAATGGCAAACACATAAAGACAGGGGCAACGCAAACGATGAGTCCGCCGCACGACCACCAGCATATTGTTGGCTCATACCACACGGCAAATCAAACTCATGTCGAGCAAGCCATTGCTACAGCTTTAGAAGCACGGAAAACATGGGCTAATTTGCCTTGGGAGCACCGCGCTGGAATTTTTCTTCGCGCTGCTGAACTCATTGCTGGACCGTACAGAGCAAAGATCAATGCTGCGACTATGATGGCGCAATCCAAAACAGCACACCAAGCTGAAATTGATGCTGCTTGTGAATTTATAGATTTTTTAAGGTTCAATGTGCAGTTTATGACAGAAATTTATGCAGATCAACCCCAAAGTACAAACGATGCTTGGAACCGTATAGAATACCGCCCTTTGGAAGGGTTCACATATGCTGTAACACCATTTAACTTTACTGCCATAGCCGGAAACCTTCCAGCTTGCATGGCACTCATGGGCAATGTAGTGGTTTGGAAACCTAGCGATAGTCAAGTCTATTCAGCCAAGGTTATCATGGATGTTTTCAATGAAGCTGGTGTGCCTCCAGGAGTCATCAATGTTGTTTTTGGCGACCCTGTGATGATTACAAATACAGTTTTGTCCAGTCCAGATTTTTCAGGCTTACACTTTACGGGATCTACATTTGTATTTAAAGAGCTGTGGAAACAAATTGGAACCAATATTCACAATTACAAAACTTACCCAAGAATTGTAGGTGAGACTGGGGGTAAAGATTTTATTATCGCCCACCAATCCGCCAATCCAAAACAAGTTGCAACAGGAATTGTTAGAGGAGCATTTGAATTTCAAGGTCAGAAATGCAGTGCAGCATCTCGGGCATACATTCCTGAAAGTATTTGGGCTAAAGTAAAATCTCATCTTTTAGAAGACATCGCTTCAATTCAAATGGGTAGTCCAGAAGATTTATCCAACTTTGTTACGGCAGTTATTCATGAGGGCTCTTTTGATAAAATCGCCAGTTATATTGATGCCGCAAAAGAGAGTTCCGAGGCAGACATAATTGCCGGTGGTGGATACGATAAAAGCAAAGGATATTTTATTGAACCAACAGTCATTTTGACAACCAACCCAGATTATGAAACGATGAGTTTGGAACTATTCGGCCCAGTTATTACAATTTATATTTATAAAGACGAAAACTATAGTCAAACGCTAAAACTTATTGATAACACAAGCGAATACGCCCTAACTGGTGCTATTTTTTCAACTGATCGCTATGCTGCAAACCATGCTACCGAAGCTTTAGTAAATGCTGCAGGAAATTTTTATATCAATGATAAACCTACCGGTGCTGTAGTTGGTCAGCAACCTTTTGGTGGTGCCAGAGCGTCTGGAACCAATGACAAAGCGGGCTCTGCGCAAAACCTATTGCGCTGGGTTTCTCCACGGATGATAAAAGAAACTTTTGTCTCCCCAAAAGATTACAGATATCCTTTTTTGGACTAA
- a CDS encoding Omp28-related outer membrane protein has product MKNYLFFSFFTLFALASCGGDESTGSSSNVTNIASIFISADLSQIEIADTTTFSAVSNSGVDITNDVTFSVDGNPISGNSHTFQEEGLFSITASYENIISNTITINVSVPLSSITLSSNSNSYFLGDIVEFQVTGNNGENLTNQATISMIGSSDLSGNQYTTTAEGVFSFTATYDSFTSPEYEITVLPAPTKFEQNVLIEDYTGTWCGYCPRISYAIDLVKEQTSNAVVVAIHRGSTDPGNSSYDPYNFSAGTLENLIGLGGYPTGMLNRTTEWNSPEPNYISQVLNLTTSQSDVGLALNPTLNANTMNIDVSVKFGGQFSASNAKLVVYVLEDGLEFNQTNYTSYYGGGNVIANFEHNHVLRASLTSLLGDQIPSSEYSADNVYQVNFNVAVPSNVSSTDKMSVVAVVINGSSNAAINVRGADFGDTQTFEEL; this is encoded by the coding sequence ATGAAAAATTATTTGTTTTTTTCTTTCTTTACTCTATTTGCTTTAGCTTCTTGTGGTGGTGATGAATCAACTGGCTCATCAAGCAATGTAACAAATATTGCCTCTATTTTTATAAGTGCAGATTTATCTCAAATAGAGATAGCAGATACAACCACTTTTTCCGCAGTATCTAACTCAGGTGTTGATATTACAAATGATGTTACATTTTCTGTTGATGGTAACCCTATCTCAGGAAATTCTCATACATTTCAAGAAGAAGGACTTTTTAGCATTACTGCTTCTTATGAAAACATAATTAGCAATACAATAACAATAAATGTGTCAGTACCGCTTTCGAGTATCACTTTAAGTTCAAACTCTAATTCCTATTTTCTTGGAGATATAGTTGAGTTTCAGGTAACTGGAAACAATGGCGAAAATCTAACGAACCAAGCTACAATTTCTATGATCGGAAGTAGCGATTTATCAGGAAATCAATACACAACTACAGCTGAAGGGGTATTCAGTTTTACTGCCACTTATGATAGTTTTACATCTCCTGAATATGAAATTACTGTTTTACCAGCACCAACAAAATTTGAACAAAATGTTTTAATTGAGGATTACACAGGAACGTGGTGTGGATATTGTCCTCGTATTTCGTATGCCATTGATTTGGTAAAAGAACAAACCTCAAATGCAGTAGTGGTAGCTATCCACAGAGGAAGTACAGACCCTGGAAATTCTTCCTATGACCCTTACAATTTTTCGGCTGGTACTTTAGAGAATTTAATTGGGCTTGGAGGTTATCCCACAGGCATGCTAAACCGTACAACAGAGTGGAATTCTCCTGAGCCAAATTATATTTCACAGGTTTTAAATTTAACTACTAGTCAGTCGGATGTTGGCTTAGCGCTTAATCCCACTTTGAATGCTAACACAATGAACATAGATGTAAGCGTTAAATTTGGAGGGCAATTTTCAGCTTCTAACGCAAAACTTGTTGTTTATGTTTTGGAAGATGGTTTAGAATTTAATCAAACAAATTATACCAGCTATTATGGCGGTGGAAATGTTATCGCCAACTTTGAACACAATCATGTTTTGAGAGCTTCGCTAACTAGCTTGTTAGGCGATCAAATCCCATCATCAGAGTATTCTGCAGATAATGTTTATCAAGTGAATTTTAATGTTGCAGTTCCTTCAAATGTCTCAAGTACTGATAAAATGTCTGTTGTAGCCGTTGTGATTAATGGCAGTAGCAATGCAGCTATCAACGTCAGAGGAGCTGACTTTGGTGATACCCAAACATTCGAAGAGCTATAG
- a CDS encoding TlpA family protein disulfide reductase has product MLNKLIIFLVTIGFFSGAQELPSASLRDLDGSVVKLNKISEKNITVLSFWATWCVPCINELDAIAEVYDEWKDETGVNLIAIATDDTRTKKRIRPLVNGKGWEYLVLYDDNQNLKRALNITTLPHTLVLKNNKIIHRRTGYTPGIEDELFEIIKENSN; this is encoded by the coding sequence ATGCTTAACAAACTTATAATTTTTCTAGTTACAATTGGCTTTTTTTCAGGCGCTCAAGAACTTCCATCTGCAAGCCTAAGAGATTTAGATGGGTCTGTAGTTAAACTAAATAAAATTAGCGAAAAGAATATAACCGTTCTTAGTTTTTGGGCAACATGGTGTGTTCCATGCATCAACGAACTTGATGCTATTGCTGAAGTATACGACGAATGGAAGGACGAAACCGGAGTCAACTTGATAGCAATTGCAACGGATGACACAAGAACAAAAAAACGAATTCGCCCTCTAGTAAATGGAAAAGGTTGGGAATATTTAGTACTTTATGATGATAATCAAAACTTAAAACGTGCGCTCAACATTACAACACTACCCCACACTTTGGTCCTAAAAAACAATAAAATCATTCATCGTCGAACAGGGTATACCCCGGGGATTGAAGATGAACTTTTTGAAATTATTAAAGAAAATTCCAATTAA
- the rsmG gene encoding 16S rRNA (guanine(527)-N(7))-methyltransferase RsmG, which translates to MDLIIKYFPQLSDVQMQQFEALQEIYEDWNSKINVISRKDIESLYLKHVLHSLAIANVVKFKPNAKILDVGTGGGFPGIPLAILFPKVQFHLVDSIQKKIKVVKAVTETLKLKNIMAEHLRAEQVNGRFDFVVSRAVTTMPSFVPWVKNKLKKKYNHPLPNGILYLKGGDLIEELSTYPKATIHPISSFFEEEFFDTKKVVYLPL; encoded by the coding sequence ATGGATTTAATTATCAAATATTTTCCCCAATTATCGGATGTTCAAATGCAACAATTTGAAGCATTACAAGAAATATATGAAGATTGGAACTCAAAAATAAATGTTATTTCTAGAAAAGATATTGAATCACTTTATTTAAAGCATGTTTTGCATTCATTAGCCATAGCAAATGTGGTAAAATTTAAGCCTAATGCAAAAATTCTTGATGTGGGTACAGGCGGTGGTTTTCCAGGTATACCTTTGGCTATTTTATTCCCTAAAGTACAGTTTCATTTGGTCGATAGTATTCAAAAGAAAATAAAAGTTGTTAAGGCTGTCACTGAAACACTTAAATTAAAAAATATCATGGCTGAGCATCTTCGGGCTGAGCAGGTAAATGGTCGTTTTGATTTTGTTGTAAGCCGTGCTGTAACTACAATGCCCAGTTTTGTGCCATGGGTGAAAAATAAGCTAAAAAAGAAGTACAACCATCCGCTTCCAAACGGTATTTTATATTTGAAGGGCGGGGATCTTATTGAAGAGCTGTCCACTTATCCCAAGGCTACAATTCATCCGATTAGTTCATTTTTTGAAGAAGAATTTTTTGATACTAAAAAGGTGGTTTATTTACCCCTTTAG
- a CDS encoding NADH:ubiquinone reductase (Na(+)-transporting) subunit B, whose protein sequence is MGLKSNLHNLKEKYKGTKMAPAFNAIHTFLYLPNETTHNGTHIKAADDLKRTMNTVIMAMVPCLIFGMFNAGYQHYLALGAIDAAHGFLGSTFWTWDNLVIGIWKVLPLVVVSYGVGLLIEFIFAVIKGHEVEEGYLVTGMLVPLIVPVDLPLWMLAVAVAFGVVIGKEVFGGTGMNILNPALTIRAFLFFAYPTWMSGDKVWVHGAVERAGTADAISGETILGSYAQSQDVVYNYADMFFGLIPGSIGETSKLLIIFGALFLIFTKVGSWRIILSTIIGALVMGLIFNGVVDAGIITSTSKFYGLMSVPFWQHLIIGSILFGAVYMATDPVTAAQTNKGKWIYGFLIGFISIMIRVFNPAYPEGVFLAILLMNVFAPTIDHYVVQGNVKKRLKRVKVKTA, encoded by the coding sequence ATGGGTTTAAAATCAAACTTACACAATCTTAAAGAAAAATATAAAGGGACAAAAATGGCACCCGCTTTTAATGCCATTCATACGTTTTTGTATCTCCCCAATGAAACCACGCACAACGGTACACATATTAAAGCTGCCGATGATTTGAAGCGTACAATGAATACGGTGATCATGGCCATGGTGCCTTGCCTCATCTTTGGTATGTTCAACGCTGGCTATCAACATTATCTGGCCTTGGGAGCTATAGATGCTGCGCATGGGTTTTTAGGCTCAACCTTTTGGACTTGGGACAATTTGGTCATTGGGATTTGGAAAGTATTGCCATTGGTAGTTGTTTCTTACGGCGTCGGTCTGCTCATAGAATTCATATTTGCTGTCATCAAAGGACACGAAGTTGAAGAGGGTTATTTGGTAACAGGTATGCTTGTACCACTGATCGTTCCGGTTGATCTCCCACTGTGGATGTTGGCTGTAGCTGTAGCATTTGGCGTTGTTATAGGAAAGGAAGTTTTTGGTGGTACAGGGATGAACATTTTGAATCCTGCCCTAACCATTCGTGCTTTCTTATTTTTTGCTTATCCGACCTGGATGAGTGGGGATAAAGTTTGGGTTCATGGTGCTGTTGAACGTGCTGGCACTGCCGACGCTATTTCTGGTGAAACAATTTTAGGGAGTTATGCTCAAAGCCAGGATGTAGTATACAATTACGCTGATATGTTTTTTGGTCTTATACCTGGTTCTATTGGAGAAACTTCAAAATTATTAATCATTTTTGGTGCTCTTTTTCTAATTTTTACCAAAGTAGGAAGTTGGCGAATTATTCTAAGTACTATTATTGGTGCTCTTGTTATGGGTCTAATTTTCAATGGTGTAGTTGATGCTGGAATCATAACTTCAACTAGCAAATTCTATGGATTAATGAGTGTTCCTTTTTGGCAGCATCTTATCATTGGAAGTATCCTTTTTGGTGCCGTTTACATGGCTACGGACCCCGTAACCGCGGCACAAACCAACAAAGGGAAATGGATTTATGGTTTTTTAATCGGTTTTATATCGATTATGATCCGTGTTTTCAATCCAGCTTATCCTGAAGGCGTATTTTTAGCCATTTTATTAATGAATGTTTTTGCGCCTACAATTGACCATTATGTAGTCCAAGGAAATGTCAAGAAACGTTTGAAACGAGTTAAAGTCAAAACAGCATAA
- a CDS encoding DUF6029 family protein: MKKIILFFILALTSSTIHSQIFDGLSIGLESNSAWYNDDKKTGAFNDEINNDKDKHLRLNNYLKFDYNFLSKFTASVQIESYEPFALLNYSPNLKGTNLGTYSLTYRTAKLNATVGHFYEQFGSGMILRNWEDRQLGINNALFGGKINYRLLDVADLTALYGKQRVGFETSDGVIFGFNSEFELESIFEWNNTALSIGLSYVGREQKVNLDAPNFKALTNAYSGRLDFSYRKFYSSAEYVSKSNDAIVQANQISNQFIKPGSGFLFNAGYSQKGLGIDATFRRLENMSFYSDRETSGNVFFENVINYTPGLTKQHDYLLTNIFVYQAQSSVSFLDPGLLKAGEIGGQLDLFYNIAKETVLGGKYGAKIAFNASYWAGLKGDFDYANQDYNTEAFGFGDKYFSDISLEVRKKWSSKWRSIFYFVNQYYNKKYIEGNFGAKPIVTNIGVIESTHKLRNGKSIRIEAQKLWSDSKDHNWVGGTFEFNFNSKFSLYINDIYNGGDDSSTDKTHYYNAGGSFTKGATRVGLNYGRQRAGLLCVGGVCRFVPEATGLTASVTMAF; this comes from the coding sequence TTGAAAAAAATTATACTATTTTTTATTCTAGCATTAACCTCATCAACAATTCACAGTCAAATCTTCGATGGTCTGAGCATCGGACTTGAAAGCAATTCTGCCTGGTACAATGATGATAAAAAAACTGGAGCATTCAATGACGAAATCAACAATGATAAAGACAAGCATTTAAGGCTAAACAATTACCTTAAATTTGATTACAATTTTCTTTCAAAATTTACAGCTTCAGTCCAAATTGAGTCATATGAACCTTTTGCATTATTAAACTACTCCCCAAACTTAAAGGGTACAAATTTAGGTACATACTCGCTAACATATAGAACCGCAAAACTAAACGCTACTGTTGGCCATTTTTATGAACAGTTTGGAAGTGGGATGATTTTACGAAATTGGGAAGATCGACAACTGGGTATAAATAACGCTTTGTTTGGTGGCAAAATAAACTACAGACTCTTAGATGTTGCTGATTTGACTGCTCTTTACGGGAAACAACGCGTCGGTTTTGAAACTTCCGATGGTGTAATATTTGGTTTTAATTCTGAATTTGAATTAGAATCTATTTTTGAATGGAATAATACAGCATTGAGCATAGGACTTAGTTATGTAGGGAGAGAACAAAAAGTAAATTTGGATGCACCCAATTTCAAAGCTTTAACAAATGCTTATTCTGGAAGATTGGATTTTAGCTACAGAAAATTTTACTCTAGTGCGGAGTATGTTTCAAAAAGTAATGACGCAATTGTACAAGCAAATCAAATATCTAACCAATTCATTAAGCCGGGAAGTGGTTTTTTATTTAATGCTGGTTATTCTCAAAAAGGACTTGGGATAGATGCAACGTTCAGGCGTTTGGAAAACATGAGTTTTTATTCAGATAGAGAAACCTCAGGAAATGTTTTCTTTGAAAATGTCATCAACTACACACCAGGACTTACAAAACAACACGATTATCTTTTGACAAATATTTTTGTTTATCAAGCGCAGTCATCTGTATCCTTTTTAGACCCAGGATTGTTGAAGGCAGGTGAGATTGGAGGTCAACTAGACTTGTTTTACAATATTGCAAAAGAAACCGTATTAGGTGGGAAATATGGTGCTAAAATTGCTTTTAATGCTTCATATTGGGCTGGTTTAAAAGGAGATTTTGATTATGCAAATCAAGATTATAATACAGAAGCGTTCGGATTTGGCGATAAATATTTTTCAGATATAAGTTTAGAGGTCAGAAAAAAATGGAGTTCAAAATGGCGGTCAATCTTTTACTTTGTGAATCAATATTATAATAAAAAATACATTGAAGGTAATTTTGGGGCAAAACCCATCGTGACAAACATTGGTGTTATTGAGTCAACGCACAAACTAAGGAATGGAAAATCTATTAGAATAGAAGCACAGAAATTATGGTCAGACTCAAAAGATCATAATTGGGTTGGAGGAACATTTGAGTTTAATTTTAATTCAAAATTCTCTTTATACATCAACGACATATACAACGGTGGAGATGATTCCTCAACAGACAAAACCCATTATTACAATGCGGGCGGAAGTTTCACCAAGGGAGCTACAAGGGTCGGTCTAAACTATGGAAGACAGCGTGCAGGTTTGCTATGTGTTGGTGGGGTGTGTCGATTTGTGCCAGAAGCTACTGGGCTAACTGCAAGTGTAACCATGGCGTTTTAA
- a CDS encoding type IX secretion system plug protein, protein MLKSHQTLLLCSFLINLSTLSFGQIKEVDPPQDIKTITFGGQKDYAMLPIINLNERIFLEFDVLNNLEEDFYYVIEHFDYDWTPSPLMKAEYLSGMDNLRIIDYENSFNTYQIYSHYRLQIPNPQTRLKVSGNYLIKIFDENDTLVFNRKFMVKEEQVGVGVQVKRSRNVAMINEAQSIDFSIKANTINLNNPAQTVKTVVVQNNNLKTAIYDLKPQYVLGNELVYRYNEASLFWGGNEYLFFENKEVRSANLGVQYIDLQDLYHSYLYTDIDRSRRKYTFNPDINGGFKITVLDRDDPSIEADYTYVHFSLLTNEFTNESVYVYGGFNNFSISDENKMVYNTKKNVYELSMLMKQGFYNYKYVVVDQNDTLSEGRISGNFDETENNYKVIVYYRDLGARYDKIIGLGEANSVQITN, encoded by the coding sequence ATGCTCAAATCACATCAAACACTTTTACTTTGTAGTTTTTTGATAAATTTATCGACTTTGTCTTTTGGGCAAATCAAAGAAGTAGATCCGCCACAAGACATTAAAACCATAACATTTGGCGGACAAAAAGATTATGCGATGCTTCCAATCATAAATCTAAATGAACGCATCTTTTTGGAGTTTGATGTACTCAACAATTTGGAGGAAGATTTTTATTATGTCATTGAACACTTCGATTACGATTGGACACCATCACCTTTGATGAAGGCTGAATACCTCAGCGGAATGGACAATCTCAGAATAATTGATTACGAAAATTCTTTTAATACCTATCAAATTTATTCGCATTACAGACTACAAATTCCAAACCCACAAACGCGTCTAAAAGTTTCAGGCAATTACCTAATAAAAATTTTTGACGAAAATGATACTTTAGTTTTTAATCGAAAATTTATGGTTAAAGAAGAACAAGTTGGTGTTGGGGTTCAAGTCAAAAGATCCAGAAATGTAGCGATGATAAATGAAGCTCAATCAATAGATTTTAGCATAAAAGCAAATACAATAAACTTAAATAACCCTGCGCAAACCGTTAAGACTGTTGTTGTGCAAAACAATAATCTAAAAACTGCTATTTACGACTTAAAACCCCAATACGTACTAGGTAACGAATTGGTCTACAGGTATAACGAGGCCTCTTTATTTTGGGGTGGCAATGAGTATCTTTTTTTTGAAAACAAAGAGGTTCGAAGTGCTAACTTAGGGGTGCAATATATTGATTTGCAAGATCTGTACCACAGTTATCTCTACACAGATATTGACAGAAGCAGACGAAAATACACCTTCAATCCGGACATCAATGGAGGATTTAAAATCACTGTATTAGATCGTGACGACCCAAGTATTGAAGCCGATTACACTTATGTACATTTCTCTTTGTTAACTAACGAATTCACCAATGAGTCAGTGTATGTTTATGGAGGCTTCAACAACTTCAGCATTAGCGATGAAAACAAAATGGTTTACAATACCAAAAAAAATGTTTACGAACTGTCCATGCTCATGAAACAAGGCTTTTACAATTACAAATATGTTGTTGTAGACCAAAACGACACTCTTAGCGAGGGGAGGATTAGTGGCAATTTTGATGAAACAGAAAACAATTATAAAGTGATCGTTTATTACAGAGATTTAGGCGCACGCTACGACAAAATTATAGGGCTAGGCGAAGCCAACTCTGTTCAAATCACAAATTAA
- the apaG gene encoding Co2+/Mg2+ efflux protein ApaG, with product MVQQISNGIKISVRTQFEGTFYKEEIIHFAFSYEVSISNERQSPVQLLSRVWYINDALNFRESIEGDGVVGEQPIIQPSESYNYSSGCTLKSPFGSMKGLYSMIDLMDQKKFKAKIPTFKLCTEFAQN from the coding sequence ATGGTACAACAAATCTCCAATGGTATAAAAATTTCGGTTCGAACACAATTTGAAGGCACTTTTTACAAAGAAGAGATTATTCATTTTGCTTTTAGCTACGAAGTGAGCATTAGTAATGAACGTCAAAGCCCAGTACAATTGCTATCACGTGTTTGGTACATAAACGATGCCCTAAATTTCAGAGAAAGTATTGAAGGAGATGGAGTGGTTGGAGAACAACCAATCATTCAACCCAGCGAATCTTACAACTACAGTTCGGGTTGTACTCTAAAATCGCCTTTTGGGTCAATGAAAGGACTGTATTCTATGATCGACCTCATGGATCAAAAAAAATTCAAAGCAAAGATTCCAACCTTTAAACTTTGTACGGAATTCGCGCAAAATTAA